The sequence TTTGACACCAACGGCTTAGTTGTTCGTGAGGCAGCCTCCTGCGGCACCCCCAGTCTGCTGGTGGCCGGCAGCTGCGCCGCCGAGGGCATTGCCGACGATCACAATGGTTTTCTTTGCCTGGAGAGCGCCCACAGCATTGCAGTGCGCCTGCAACAGATCATGCACCATAAAGATTATCTCCACCGCGTGGGCAAGGCCGCCCAGGAGGAAATCTATATCAGCTGGGACGACGCTGTGCGCCGCGCCTACGATCGCTACCATATTGTGATCGACAACTTCAAATCCAGGCAATAAAGGATAATAAAAAAAACACCGGCGGTGGGCCTTTCGGTCCGCCGCCGGCTTTTTTGCTGCCATTGTTCGTGGGTACTGTTGTATATCAAAGAAAGGGGAAAATCCAACAGCAGCGTCTATCTGCGCCCGAGGGCGTAAACGGTTATTCCAGTTCAATTCTGTGGCTCGTGGGGGTGTCCTCCGCCTTTTTCGGCAAGGTCAAGGTCAGCACGCCGTCCTTGTAGCCGCCCTTAATACCCTCAGTATCTACACCGCTTACATCGAAGCTGCGGCTGTAAGTGCCATAAGAACGCTCAGAGCGAATGTACTTGCCTTTTTTGTCTTTCTCCTCATAGTCGGAGTGGCGCTGCGCACTGACGGTCATCCGATCGCCGTTAATGTCCACATGAATATCTTTCTTATCAAATCCGGGCAAGTCCGCTTCCAATCTGTAAGCGTCACCCTCATCGGTAATATCCGTCTTAAAGGCAGACTGACTATCGTTACTGAAGAACACACCAAAGGGGTCCTCAAAAAAGTGGCGCTCAAAGTTATCCATCTCTCTAAAGGGATCATAAGCGGTCATTGCATGATTATTTCTACGATTCAGCATATCTGTTACCTCCAAAATGAAATTCAAACTGTTGCTAACTTTATATGCAGATTCGGTAAGATTAAGTTGCCGACTGCGCTTGGTTGCTACCCATGGGTACCAACTCCTTTCTGATTCTAACGCACGGTTTGCATTGCTCTTTCTTTTGTTCCTCCCTTGGAACAATTCTTACTATAGACCCCATTTATGAATAATGTGTGAACAAAAGATAAACAATTAGCACTCTTTTTGCAAGAGTGCTAATATGTGCCACTTATTACATTTTTCAGTGCTTTATCCTCTGCGCAGCAGCTTTTTGGCACAGGCAACCGCCTTTTGTTTTACACTTTTGCCATAGAACAGGCAATATTTGTCCGCCGCCCGCCGGTAGTCTAAATCACCTTGCCGTTTTTCAAATTCTGCAAAGAACGCAGCCCGTGCTTTCGGCTCCGTAGCAGAATGCAGCGCACTGGGGTTCCCGGCTAAGGCCGACTCCAACGGTTCTGCTTTCAGTAGTAGATCCGATCGGATCTGCGCCAAGGCTTGTTTCCCGGCGGCGCTGTGCACCAGCACCAGTGAGGTGCCCTTATCGTCAAACATGGTGGAGTCCACATTTTGGATTCCCCAAAAGTCCGCCAAGGTCAGATCCGACACGCGGCTTGCACCTTTTGCCGGGCAATGATAACAGGACGGGCGCAGGATCACATCGGAAAGAAACAGCCGCATATACGGATCCTGCCTGTACGGGTGTGCCGTACCGTTCAGTTGCACGGAATACTGCTGCCAGCCGGTGCATTTGTCGCGAAAAAACAAGGGCATCTGCGCATCGATGGCCTTGGCATAAGCCTGCCATACCGCTTCCGACGGCACGCCGTGGCAAATCACATCTACCGTCAACAGTCCCGGCTTTGGTCCGCCTAAATAGCCCAGCAGTCCTTGCACCTGGCAGCCGGTGCCGGAGAACAGCACTTTCCTGCCCTGTTCCAAATCCAGTTGTACTCCAGTAAAGCAATCCCCCATACGGCTTTGCACATATTTGCTGCCCATCAGACGGGGCAGATCCTCTGTATGCGTTATGCGCAGATGGTGCACCGTCAGATCCGGCTCCATTGCCGCACCGTAGACTACGCCGCACTGCTCCAACACTTTCTCCGCCAAAAGGGAGAATACACCACCGGAGGAGCTTTGTGTCCGCTGTCGGTCTTGCCGAGAAATGGCGGCATAACAAAGGGGTTCCTTATCATCCACCGGCAACGACTTTTGTGCCGGGCAAACCCGGTTGCAGCGGTCACAGCTTATACAAACCGTTTCCTCTGCCACAGGGTAGAAAAATCCCTCTTTGTCCCGCTCTATATGCAAACAGCTTTTGGGGCATGCAGCCACACAAGCGGTACAGCCGGTGCACCGCACTTTCGGCGTATTCAGCAACCGGACCACCTCCGCAGCACAGGCACCTTACCCTTGGTCAGCCGGTTCAGCAACCCGGCAAAATAGGCGAATTCATCTGTTTTTCGATACGCGATCAGGAACACACCATTGGGCAGCACGGCACACACAAGCAGCCGTAAAATCATAGTCACAATCAGCGACGGCAGCGTGATAAAATGACAAACGCCAACGCACGCGCCGCAGCAAACCGCCGCCAGTGCCACATAGCGCAGGGTGCGGCCCACATAAGGCTTCCAACTGCAATGGAACACCACAGTAAACAAATTATGGGTCAGCCATGGCATACCCACCACCAACATGGCAATGATGGTGGAGATTAAAATACCGTAAAGCCCCCAAAACTGCACCAAGATCAGATTCACCACCAGGTTCACCAGGGAGCAGATCAGTGGGCGCCAGCGGTCCTCGTGCCACATGCCCGCTGCGTCTTTGTACAAATTCAGCAGATTATTGATCTGGCGAATGATGAAGTAGGCACAGAGTATAATTACCATACCATACGGCAGCAAGTTGTCCTTGCCCACCCAAAGGGTCATAAACGGCTGATACAGGCAGGCAAAACAGCAAATGCAAAAAGCCGACAGCCAGGACAGCAGAAAAGTAAATTTCCGCAGATCCTTATAGTTTTTCTTCTCGCTTTCGGTTACCAGGCTGTTACCGATCCCCGCCAAGCTGGAACTGGTGATCAGGGTCACAAAGCCGAAAATGGTATTCATTACAAAGAAGTAGTTTTGATATTTTGCAAGCGCAGTCAGGCCTAAAAATGCGGAAATTACAAGCGTGTCCGCAGAATCGTAAACCACGCTGCCGATCTTTGAAGTAAACAGATCTTTAATCCGCTTGTTGATGATCTGCACATCTTCCTTCGGCAGCTTGCCCATGGCCTTGTACTGGGGATATAACTTGTCCACCACAATAGCGGTTACAATATTACTCACCACGCCGGACAACAACGCAACAATAATATAAGCATAATAGTCCCGCATAAAGTACAGCACCGCCAACTGCACGCCGTATTTCACCGTATTGATAACATAGCCGATCTTGTCGCCGATATCATTACGCTGATGGGCAAACAGCAGGCAGTTTTTGTACGCAAACAGCCAATAACTGACCACCGTGGTCAGCAAATTGATCAAATACAGCACATACAGATTCACATCCGGCGGCAGGTCTTTCTTCACCAACATGGGCAGCACCGGAATAATCACTAAACCGGCCACTAAGATTACAGCCCCCACAATACGGTAATAAATCTTATAGAGCCGCATCAGGGCGCAAATGCGGGTGGTGTCCTGTTCAGCAATGGGCTTGTACATACTGAAAGTCATGGCTGAACCGACGCCCAGTTCTGCCAAATTCAGCACGGACAAAATAGAGGTGAACAGACTGTTCAGCCCCACATACTCCATACCCAGCCAATAGATCATGGCCGTGCGCATTAAAAACGGAATGATTAAGTTGTAAATTCGCGTTATCGTGCCAAAAAACAAATTCCGCGCCGCGTTTTTCGTCCTGCTGTCGTTACTCATGAATCTCCAATGCGTTTTTCAAATAATCCAGTGCAAATCGCCGCTCCCGCTCCAAAACCGGCGGAACAGAAGCATAGTCTTTATAGAAAATGTGGTTCGGGTCCTCCTGCACGGAGCCGCGGCACCAATCGCCAATGCCAAGGCTGCCAAAAAGAGTATCAAGCCTGCTTCCCATATCTAAGTTGTTGTCTTCTCTAGTAAAGCTGCGAAACGGCTTGCCAAAGAGTATAGAAAACACACTGCCGTGGAACGAATCCGTCAGCATCAACCGGCAGTGATGCACCAGCCAAATAAATTCGTCCGGCGTGGTCATATAGTGCGCCAAATTTTGAGGCTCATCCACCCATTCGCTATCTAAAGCGATCCATTGCAAATCGTACTTGTCTGCAATGTTTTGAATAAACGCTTGCCGTTCTGCAGAAAGCGCACCTAAGAAATAAGTCAATAAAAATTGCTTTTTCACCTTATAGTTTGGCTTCTTTTCCAGTGCTGTCCACGCCTGTTCTGTCAGCAACATCGTCGGATCCAGCACCACAGGGACAGATCGACCGGTTAGATTCTGTATGATTTGTGCGCCCTGTGTTTCTCGAACAGAAATAGATTTAAGTGCCGATAATTCTTGTATATACTTGTCCTCTAATTCTTTTGGGATTTGATCCACCCCAATACTGGCCGCATAGGCAATCCGTTTTTGCGATTCAGCGAATGTGCCAAAATAAAAGTCCAGCGCTTCACGCACAAACCAAAAATCAGGGTTCCAAATTTGATCGGAACCAAGCACTACATAATCGCAATCACTCGCCCGGTGATAGTCCTGCCACCGCAGATGGCGTTTATCCCATTTCCCAAACTGTCGAAAGCGCCGCAGCCTATAGCCATCCCGCAATCCAAAAATGCGCTTAACTTCCTGTTTGGCCCAATGTTTTATTGAAAAGGACACTTGAAGCGGATCATTAAAAGTCACCGTATCAAAGCCAAGATTGCGCAAAACAGAATCCAGTGCATAATTCTGCAATCGATTTCCATAGTTCGCCTGGCCAACAATTGTGGCAATTCCGACCTTGTCTTTTCGTTTATTATTCATCCTCAATTAATCCTTAATGTAGATTTTTCCGTAAAAAGTAGTAGAAATGCAGCAACTTACAATACAAATGCGGAAACCGAAAATAGAACAGCCACAAGTACTTCTCCTGTCCGTCAAGCGTGATACCTGTGAGCGCCTTTTTGTTTTCTTTAACAGAATTCTTTGTTGCATCCATAAAATGATTCCATGCAGTGTGTAGAATAGATGATATTAGGTACATCATCCGCAATACGCATATCCGTCTTCCAGCCATTTGAATAAACAATGCGATAAAGCATTCCGGTTACATCTGTATGATACTCGGCAGCACAAGAAACCAACTCCGCTATCATCGTCGAATCAATCCAATCATCCGAATCAACAAAACTAATATATTGTCCAACCGCATTATCAAGGCCGACATTTCTCGCAGACGCAACGCCACCGTTTTCCTTATGAATCACGCGAATACGGCTGTCTTTCTCTGCCCAAGCGTCGCACATGGCCGGGCAGTTATCCGGTGAGCCGTCGTCTACCAAAATGATTTCTAACTCCTTGTAGATCTGGTCCACAATGCTTTACACGCACCGATCCTGGTACGGCTCCGCTGTATAGATCGGCACGATCGCCGAGTTCAACGGCGCTTCATTCATATTCAACCTCATTTGTAACAACAATCTTTCTTCTGACCCTTTTATCATTTAGAGGATCTGTTCGGTTTAATTCCAAACATAAATGCCATAGCCGGAATATGCGACAAAACCGCATTAATCAAGCTAAAGAGCAAAATAGAAGCAATCACCATCACCACAGCATTGATCCATTGCAATAGTAGTGTATTTTTAATATAAATACCCAATATGCGCAGTACATACGGATCTACTACTGTATAAAATCTTTGGTGCGCTACAAAATAAATCATAGAATTTTTACCAACGTATGCAATCCACCGCACATTTAGCCGATAGGATAACAGCACCACTGCCGCTATACCACTACAAGCCGACAGCAACATCAAAAATGGATTTCCATAGCTGTTGTGAAACATATCCACCTGCACACCGGTAAGATGATAATTCAAATATCCCAAACCTATATTTGCTAAGGAAAGCGTAATGAACAAAAGCCAGTATGTCCAACCGCCATGCAGTAATTTTACTTCGATATCAGTTCTGTAATAACGATAATTGTACCCCAATGCAAAGAAAGGCAGTGCCATCATTGCCGCATCTGCATTTATCCAGAAATTATGAATCCCGCGCTTGTAGAAAAATAAATAACAGATTGAAAAAAGTAACAATGCAAAGAACATAAGCAATGCCTTATTATATTTGACCAAACGCAAAAATATGTATGCCATCACCTGCACGCACAATAAGGCGCTCAAAAACCATATCGTATCTTTTCTTCCCATGGTCAGATATGTATATACATCTTTGCCAATATTGACACTTTGTCCGCGTACGGTCTGCACAAGCAACTTGAACAAAACAAAATAGAAGAACGCCCAACAATAGTAAGGCACGATCATTCGCTTTGCTTCATCACCTAAGAAACGATTTATCGGTTTATGGCCATTAAAAACAACGCCGGACAAAAAGAAAAATAAAGGCATATGGAAAGTGTATATTTCCGCTCTCAATGTATCCGGGATATTGAAATGTCCTAAAAACACAAGAATGATGCCAATACCCTTAGCTATATCCACCCATTTCCACTGCTCACTCTTCACAAACAATATTTCCTTTTCTATTACATAACGCAGCCTGTATTGCTTTTACAATTTCCGAATCCGCCTGCATACTGAACTTGCGGGCAAACATAGCCGGAGATTGCATAATTTCATCATAGTCTGCCATACGGAACACATACGGATGCCCCCGCTCCCAGTCGATCAGCCGCGCGCAAGCCATTTGGTCGTTATTGCAATTTGGCATATATAAGTTGGCGGCAAAGGGCGAATTCACCAACATGGTCTGCACGAACACTTCGTCCCCGCAGTAGCAATAGGCAAACAGCTGTTCAACCCGCCCCGCCTGACTGACAATATACTTAGCAAAGTCCCCGGTAATGCTAAACCAGTTGGTGCCTTTTTGTACAACCAGATTCTGTCCTTTCAGCCGATCTACACGAAACAGAACTTGCAACCGAAAAGCAATTTGTGCAAGTATCTTGGTAAAGAAATTCCGCTTTTTACGAAACAAATGATAATAGCGAATTCTTGCAGCAAAAGCCGAATTCGGCTCATTTTCGGAAAAATGTACAAACTCTTTCCCAGCATTTTTCTCAAAAAAAGCGTGAATATCATCATTAGATTTAATAGGCAGATCCACGCCGGAGATCAAATGGTAATAAGCATACGGCTGCGCCGGATCCTCCCCTGCCACTGCCGTTTGTAGAAGGAGCAGCTCTGTATTTACTAACGAAAAATCGCCCCAGGTCGCGGATATTCGGCGCGGCGTAAACCGCAACCTGGAATACTGTGTCAGCGCCTGAAAGGACTTAAAATCGAAGTCCTTGACCTTAGCATCTATATGAACATAAATATCATTTCGCGGATCATCCAAAAGTCGCACCAAGATCTCCAGCAGGTCAAATTCATTGTGCGCAATAATCATATATGCGTGCTTTTGCATACAGTCACCTACTTTTTAGGCATAGCCTTGTGATAGAGTTTGGCCGACAGGGCCAGCAACAGCATTTTTGCCTTGTCTCTCGCCCCGTACAAAGAGGAGCACCACACCGTCCATTTATACTTCAAGATTTCCGCCCGCAGACCGGGATAATACTCCAGGCACCGCCCGCTGCTGAGCATATTGTTCATCACGATCATGGCGGAATTCAGATAACCTTTCAAGCAATAGGGTTTGACCTGCTCATCGGTCTGCTCACCCATGATCTGTTTTTTCACTTCAATTATGGAGAACGCCGTCGGCCGGAACACAGAATTGGTCACAGACGCCCGGTTCACCCGATAAACATAGTAAGTGCCGGTCATATAAACCATCTTCGGCTTCTTTTGGATCACACAGTAATTGAATAAAATATCCTCGGAATATCCGGGGCGAAAGCGCATACCGTTCAGCACACTGCGCTTATACAATTTGTTCCACACGGCGCCGCTCATCAGCCCATCGTTCATAATGTCAATAACCAGTTTGTTGTACTCCGGGCAGTATGTCTGCGAATTGGTACAGATCTCTTGCATATCGCCGTCCACGTTCTCGCAATAACCACAGCGCACAACATCTGCGTTCTCCTTAACGGCGCAGGACACAAGCGCGGCAGTCATATCCGGCAAAATCCAGTCGTCGCTGTCCACAAATTGTATGTAATCACCGGTTGCCGCGTCCAGTCCCGCGTTGCGTGCTGACGAAAAGCCGCCGTTTTCTTTATGTATTACGCGAATACGATTGTCTTTCCCCGCCCAAGTGTCGCACATGGCCGGACAGTTATCCGGCGAGCCGTCGTCCACTAAAATGATTTCTAAATTTTTATAGGTCTGGTCCACAATGCTTTGCACGCATTGATCCAAATACGACTCCACCTTATAGATCGGTACGATCACGCTGACTTTTCCATAATCCATTATGCTCTCCCATTACGCAATTTGTAATACAAATTCCAGGCTTTGATCAGCAGATACAGCTGACCCGGCTTTTGCTGCTGCACAGCACGCACGGCAACCGCTACCTGTCTTGGCAAGGCACCGGGAACAGACGCCAGCAGCGCCCGCAACTCCTGATTTTGGCAAACTCGGGCACAGGACTGCCGCAGTCCCTTACGATCCAGATCACAGTCCAGTGATGCCTGATTGCGCACCCAAAGTTGCAGCAGATAAGCAGCATACATTTGATACTGGGCAAAAAGCGCCCGTTTATCTGTGTCAAAATATGTCCGCAAAATATCCAGCGGAATAAAAATTGTCTCCGTTAAATGCGGGTCAAACGCAGCTGTCATG comes from Oscillospiraceae bacterium and encodes:
- a CDS encoding glycosyltransferase produces the protein MDQIYKELEIILVDDGSPDNCPAMCDAWAEKDSRIRVIHKENGGVASARNVGLDNAVGQYISFVDSDDWIDSTMIAELVSCAAEYHTDVTGMLYRIVYSNGWKTDMRIADDVPNIIYSTHCMESFYGCNKEFC
- a CDS encoding acyltransferase family protein, yielding MKSEQWKWVDIAKGIGIILVFLGHFNIPDTLRAEIYTFHMPLFFFLSGVVFNGHKPINRFLGDEAKRMIVPYYCWAFFYFVLFKLLVQTVRGQSVNIGKDVYTYLTMGRKDTIWFLSALLCVQVMAYIFLRLVKYNKALLMFFALLLFSICYLFFYKRGIHNFWINADAAMMALPFFALGYNYRYYRTDIEVKLLHGGWTYWLLFITLSLANIGLGYLNYHLTGVQVDMFHNSYGNPFLMLLSACSGIAAVVLLSYRLNVRWIAYVGKNSMIYFVAHQRFYTVVDPYVLRILGIYIKNTLLLQWINAVVMVIASILLFSLINAVLSHIPAMAFMFGIKPNRSSK
- a CDS encoding beta-1,6-N-acetylglucosaminyltransferase, with the protein product MQKHAYMIIAHNEFDLLEILVRLLDDPRNDIYVHIDAKVKDFDFKSFQALTQYSRLRFTPRRISATWGDFSLVNTELLLLQTAVAGEDPAQPYAYYHLISGVDLPIKSNDDIHAFFEKNAGKEFVHFSENEPNSAFAARIRYYHLFRKKRNFFTKILAQIAFRLQVLFRVDRLKGQNLVVQKGTNWFSITGDFAKYIVSQAGRVEQLFAYCYCGDEVFVQTMLVNSPFAANLYMPNCNNDQMACARLIDWERGHPYVFRMADYDEIMQSPAMFARKFSMQADSEIVKAIQAALCNRKGNIVCEE
- a CDS encoding glycosyltransferase produces the protein MDYGKVSVIVPIYKVESYLDQCVQSIVDQTYKNLEIILVDDGSPDNCPAMCDTWAGKDNRIRVIHKENGGFSSARNAGLDAATGDYIQFVDSDDWILPDMTAALVSCAVKENADVVRCGYCENVDGDMQEICTNSQTYCPEYNKLVIDIMNDGLMSGAVWNKLYKRSVLNGMRFRPGYSEDILFNYCVIQKKPKMVYMTGTYYVYRVNRASVTNSVFRPTAFSIIEVKKQIMGEQTDEQVKPYCLKGYLNSAMIVMNNMLSSGRCLEYYPGLRAEILKYKWTVWCSSLYGARDKAKMLLLALSAKLYHKAMPKK
- a CDS encoding Hsp20/alpha crystallin family protein; the encoded protein is MLNRRNNHAMTAYDPFREMDNFERHFFEDPFGVFFSNDSQSAFKTDITDEGDAYRLEADLPGFDKKDIHVDINGDRMTVSAQRHSDYEEKDKKGKYIRSERSYGTYSRSFDVSGVDTEGIKGGYKDGVLTLTLPKKAEDTPTSHRIELE
- a CDS encoding oligosaccharide flippase family protein, with translation MIYWLGMEYVGLNSLFTSILSVLNLAELGVGSAMTFSMYKPIAEQDTTRICALMRLYKIYYRIVGAVILVAGLVIIPVLPMLVKKDLPPDVNLYVLYLINLLTTVVSYWLFAYKNCLLFAHQRNDIGDKIGYVINTVKYGVQLAVLYFMRDYYAYIIVALLSGVVSNIVTAIVVDKLYPQYKAMGKLPKEDVQIINKRIKDLFTSKIGSVVYDSADTLVISAFLGLTALAKYQNYFFVMNTIFGFVTLITSSSLAGIGNSLVTESEKKNYKDLRKFTFLLSWLSAFCICCFACLYQPFMTLWVGKDNLLPYGMVIILCAYFIIRQINNLLNLYKDAAGMWHEDRWRPLICSLVNLVVNLILVQFWGLYGILISTIIAMLVVGMPWLTHNLFTVVFHCSWKPYVGRTLRYVALAAVCCGACVGVCHFITLPSLIVTMILRLLVCAVLPNGVFLIAYRKTDEFAYFAGLLNRLTKGKVPVLRRWSGC
- a CDS encoding polysaccharide pyruvyl transferase family protein: MNNKRKDKVGIATIVGQANYGNRLQNYALDSVLRNLGFDTVTFNDPLQVSFSIKHWAKQEVKRIFGLRDGYRLRRFRQFGKWDKRHLRWQDYHRASDCDYVVLGSDQIWNPDFWFVREALDFYFGTFAESQKRIAYAASIGVDQIPKELEDKYIQELSALKSISVRETQGAQIIQNLTGRSVPVVLDPTMLLTEQAWTALEKKPNYKVKKQFLLTYFLGALSAERQAFIQNIADKYDLQWIALDSEWVDEPQNLAHYMTTPDEFIWLVHHCRLMLTDSFHGSVFSILFGKPFRSFTREDNNLDMGSRLDTLFGSLGIGDWCRGSVQEDPNHIFYKDYASVPPVLERERRFALDYLKNALEIHE
- a CDS encoding Coenzyme F420 hydrogenase/dehydrogenase, beta subunit C-terminal domain, whose translation is MLNTPKVRCTGCTACVAACPKSCLHIERDKEGFFYPVAEETVCISCDRCNRVCPAQKSLPVDDKEPLCYAAISRQDRQRTQSSSGGVFSLLAEKVLEQCGVVYGAAMEPDLTVHHLRITHTEDLPRLMGSKYVQSRMGDCFTGVQLDLEQGRKVLFSGTGCQVQGLLGYLGGPKPGLLTVDVICHGVPSEAVWQAYAKAIDAQMPLFFRDKCTGWQQYSVQLNGTAHPYRQDPYMRLFLSDVILRPSCYHCPAKGASRVSDLTLADFWGIQNVDSTMFDDKGTSLVLVHSAAGKQALAQIRSDLLLKAEPLESALAGNPSALHSATEPKARAAFFAEFEKRQGDLDYRRAADKYCLFYGKSVKQKAVACAKKLLRRG